The nucleotide window ATGTATAATACCCTTTTTAACGTATATTTAACCATCTATCTCTACACCTCCCAGTATTAATTAATATATAAAAAAGTTATTCCTAACCAAATTCGCAAGTTTAGTGAGCCTTTTTCTTCATTTCTAAACTTTTATTGCAACATCGCAAAGCAGTTAGGAAAAAAACTTCATTTTTCGAATGTAAGGTTCTAGATAATCTAGAAAAGGATACTTTAATTTTTTATTATAACACATGAAAATCATCAGCAAAAGGAGAGAGCATATCGAAATATACTCTCTCTTTCCGCTAAGCATTTTCTTAAAGACTAATATTTTATTTAGTCAAGTATGTTTCTTTATAAGTGTAATCAGGACCAAATGGATTTTTTTGCAAGTTTTTAATGTAGTCTTTTTGTAGGTATGCAGTAGAACGTTGATAAAGTGGTTGAATTGCTACATCATCCGTAAGTAGGATTTGTTCTGCTTTAACCATTTCATCCCAACGTTTTTGATCGTCTGCTGCATAAGTTACAGAAGCATCATTTAAAATCTTGTCGTAGTCTTTGTTAGAATAACTCATTCTATTTTGTGCACCACCAGTTACGAATAGATCAAGGAAAGTGGATGGATCTTGATAGTCAGGACCCCAGCCGCTCATTGAGAAGTCGTAATCTTGGTTTTGGTCATTTTGTAAACGAACTTTAAATGGTACGTTTTTCAGTTTAACTGTAAGACCATCTAAATTCTTTTGTAGTTGATCTTGAATGAATTCAGAAGATTTTCTCGCATTTTCAGTATCATCACTAGTGAATTCAACTGTAATTTCGGAAACTCCAAGTTCTTTCAAGCCAGCTTTCCATGCTTTTTGTGCTTCTTTTACATCATATTCCAAATGTGGGCCGGATTCTTTTGTATAATCTTCTTTGTTACCTGGGTCAAAAGTAAATCCTTCTGGTACAAGGTTATTTGCAGGTTTTGATCCGTTTTTAAGAACTGTATCAGTGTATGATTGTTTGTCAATCGCAAGTGCTAATGCTTTACGGATGTTTTTGTTAGCAAATACTGTATCTTTACCAGCACGTTTTTGGTTAAATTTAATGTAGAAAGTAGAAGAATCATTTACTGTTACATAATCTTTATTGTTTTTATTTTGAGCCGCATAATCAGCACTTAATACTGTACGGTCAACTTTGTCAGTGTTGTATAGGTTAAGTCCAGTACCGGAATCTTGAACAACTTGTACGTTGATTTGTTTCAACTTCACTTTGTCTTTATCCCAGTAGCTATCATTTTTTACATAAGTCCATTTTTTGTTTGTTCCAGTCCAGTCTTTCAACTCGAAAGGTCCATTGAATAACATGTTATCACTATTTTGTGCATATTTTTCGCCTTTTTCCGTAACGAATTTTTCGTTAAGTGGGAAGAAAGTTGGGAATGCAAATAATGAATTAATGTAAGCAGTTGGTTTTGCTAGAGTAACTTCTAGAGTATAGTCATCTACTGCTTTAATTCCTAATTCTTCAGGTTTTTTCTTACCAGCTACAATGTCTTCACCATTTTTGATTGCAGCAAATAGGTAAGAATATGTTGCAGCGGTATTAGGGTCAACCGCACGACGCCATGAGTAAACATAGTCATTTGCAGTTACAGGATCTCCGTTTGACCATTTTGCATCTTCACGAAGTTTAATAGTATAAACTGTTTTATCGTCACTTACTTTTGGCTCTTCAGCAGCACCTGCAATGGCAGGAATACCGTCTTTGTCAAGCGCATAAAGACCTTCGTTTGTTTGGTTAACTACGTTTAAACCAACTTGGTCATCCGCTTTTGTGCTGTCTGCAGAAGGAATTAATGCACTTTCTGTTAAGTTAAGTACTTGTTCTCCTGAAGCTTTACCTGAGTCTGAGCCTTTTTTGTCGTTAGATTTGGAATCAGATCCGCCTCCGCATGCTACCAAGACTAAGCTTAGTAATAGTGTTAATCCAAGTGTAAGAAATAATTTAGATTTTTTCACTAAGTAGACCTCCCTTTTTTATTTTTCTGAAAAATTGTTTCGATACCTATTATACTCTAAGAATTCTGGCTTTGTAAATTATTTTTACAAGATAAATGAAAACAAGGATGAAAGATACAAGTTATTAAAATATTATGGCAAAATTGAAATTGCGTGAAAAATCTGAACAGAGATTGTTACGCTATCCTTCATTTTGCAATAACTTGATTTAATTATGTATACTTTGCTAAACCTTTTTATTAAGTTTTCAGAAAAATATCCATTTAGGTGGATAAATTCATGAATAACTTAGCCAATTATGTCTGAACTGAAGAAGTTATCTTTTTTGTATAAGAAAAAATATCGAACCCCTTTAAAATTTAAAGGATTATTATATTTATATACTTTTTTGGAGCTGTTGTCTAGATAAAAATATCAAAAATTTAATTAAATTTTGTAATAAATTCCAAAAACGTTGATATAATGGGATTCTTCTGTTAATAATATGTAAAGACAGTTGAAAGCCTATTTTCCATATAACGATTAAATTTCTCACATTGCGTGATAGCTTTCTTCTATCGTGTAGTCTTTCTCGACAAATTGTGATAGAGTGAATTATGAATTTTAATTAGAGGTGAGAAAATGTTTTTACGAATTATGATTTACACACTTATTCAAGAAGTAATTATATTTGGAATCCTGCTTTTTGGTAAAAATGGAGTTAGTTTAACCAATTATATAGATATTTCTTTCCTTGTATCACTAATTACATTGCTCATTGGATTATTTGTTTATATAATGAGAAGTGGTTTTCTGGACCGGGTTCATAATGGATTTAGGAATATATCTCGGAAAATCAAACGCGAAGAAGAAAGTGAGTTTTCTGATATGATGCTGTCAGAACTGGTCGGGCTTCAATATGCTGGTATTTTAATCAGCGCGCTTCTAGTAATGCTTTCCAGTATTTTATCTTTATTTTTATGATTGACAAGCCGTTTTATAAACTGATAAAATGTATAGTAATATAACTGATGCGTTAATAGGAAGAGTAGTACATTTTGTAGCTTTTAAATAGAGAGTCTGTGGTTGGTGAAAACAGATAAAGCGCAAAATCGAATGGACTTCTGAGGACTGTTTGCGAAATGAAGTAGCAGGCAGCGGCTAAAGACCGTTATCTTCTTTAATAGAGATTTTCTATTACTAAGAGCCTTTTTGGTACTTAGGGTGGCACCGCGGATAACCGTTCGTCCCTAACATTCATTTGTTGGGATGGACGGTTTTTTATTTTCGCAATCAGTAAATAAATTGGAGGAACACACATGAAAAAAGTAATATTTTCCGGAATTCAACCTAGTGGACAATTAACTTTAGGAAATTACATTGGAGCATTAAAACAGTTTGGACAATTTCAAGATGAGTATGATTGTTTTTATTGTATCGTGGATGAACACGCAATTACGGTTCCTCAAGACAGACTAAAATTGCGACAACAGACTAGAAATCTTGCAGCACTTTATTTAGCTGTTGGACTTGACCCTGAGAAAGCAACCTTATTTATTCAATCTGAAGTTGCTGCACATGCACAGGCTGCTTGGATTTTACAATGTAATGTTTATATTGGTGAATTAGAACGAATGACACAATTCAAAGATAAGTCTGATGGCAAAGCTGGTGTTAGTGCAGGACTTCTGACTTATCCACCGTTAATGGCGGCCGATATTTTGCTTTATCAAACTAATTTAGTTCCTGTTGGTGAAGATCAAAAACAACATATCGAATTAACACGAGATTTAGCAGATCGATTTAACAAAAAACACGCAGATATTTTTACGATGCCAGAAGTATTTATCCCGAAACAAGGCGCACGAGTAATGTCCCTTCAAGATCCAACAAAGAAAATGAGTAAATCCGATGCTAATTTGAAAAATGCTATCTTTTTACTTGATCCACCAGCAACAATTACAAAAAAAATCAAGAGTGCTGTTACTGACTCTAGCGGAATTATTGAGTATAACAAAGAAGAAAAACCTGGTATTTCGAATCTACTAACCATTTATTCCGTTATTACTGGCGAAACGATAGCTAATATAGAAGAGAAATATACAGGTAAGGGTTATGGCGACTTTAAAACTGACTTGGCAGAAATTGTCGTTGCTGAACTTAGCCCAATTCAAGAAAGATACCATGCTTACTTAGAATCAGATGAATTAGATGACATTTTAGATGCAGGTGCAGAAAAAGCAGCACGCGTAGCTAATAAAACATTGAAAAAAATGGAAAATGGAGTTGGACTTGGTCGGAAACGCAGAAAATAAATAATTGCGAAAAACCCGTTTGAATTGTATTATTCAGACGGTTTTTTCTATAACTATATCAGTAAATTAACCAACTTTAATTTCCACATCAATGTTACCACGTGTTGCTTTCGAATATGGACAAACTTCATGTGCTTTTTTCAGTAATGCTTCTGTTTTTTCTTCGTCTAAGCCTTCAATTGTTCCTTCTAATAAGACACCAATTTTAAAACCATTATCTTCTGGGTCACTGTATAAGCTTACAGTCGCTGTTACTGTGCTTTTTGCGTCAATCCCGGCTTTTCCAAGTACTAATTCTAGGGCACTATTGAAACAAGCACCATATCCAGCCGCAAATAATTGTTCTGGATTGGTTCCACCTCCGCCGTCTCCACCTAGTTCTTTGGGTGCTGCAATGTCAAAATAAAATACGTTGTCAGGTGAATGTACTTCTCCGCTTCTTCCACCAGTATTAATAACTGTTGTTTCATACAGTTTTTTCATTTTCTATTCCTCCTAATTGATTAGTTAGTGCTTGAATTTTTGTAAGTAATTGTGTGTATTCCTTTTCGTCGGTACCTAGTAGTTGAAGGCATCTGTCCACGCTTTCTAGCACAGCAGGTTGGATTTTTAATGCTTTTTCTGTTGGTTTGATATACACGCGGCGTTCGTCTTCCGGATGACGGGTCCGTGTGACATATCCTAAATGCTCCATCCGCTTTAACATTGGCGTAAGGGTGCCACTGTCCAAAGCCAATCTATTCCCAAGTTCAGATACCATTAGTTCTTTCCCTTCCCATAAAACTAGTAAACTAATATACTGTGGGTAGGTCAGTTGAAAAGGTTCCAATGCTTCACGATATAGCCTTGTAAATTGTTTGGATGCATTGTAAACAGAAAAACAAAGCTGTTCTTCTAATATGCGCTTGTTCGTGTCCACTATGTTTTCCTCCTTTTAAGTTGTGTGCAATTTAATATTACACCACTTTTTAACGGATAGCTATTTTTTTGCTCAAAAAAAGCCCTACCTCCAATATGGAAGTAAGGCTTAAACTTTTTTATTCTTTTACTCTTTTAAATACCAATGTCGCATTATGACCGCCAAAGCCAAAAGAATTGGATATTGCTACATCCACTTCTTTTTCACGTGCTTCGTTTGGAACATAATCCAAGTCACAAACTTCATCTTGGTTTTTTAAGTGAATTGTTGGCACAATAATATTATCACGAATACTCAACACTGTAAAAATAGCTTCAATACCACCAGACGCACCTAAAGTATGACCAGTCATTGATTTAGTAGAACTAATAGCTAATTTTTTAGCAGACTCACCAAATACGGTTTTAATTGCTTGTGTTTCATATTCATCATTATATGGAGTACTAGTTCCGTGAGCATTGATGTAATCCACTTTATCGGGTGTAAGACCTGCATCATCAATAGCCATTTTCATAGCACGAGCCGCTCCTTCACCACCTGGAGCTGGAGCTGTAATGTGATATGCATCTCCTGTTGCACCGTAGCCAACAACTTCTGCATAAATTTTAGCGCCACGAGCTTTTGCATGTTCGTATTCTTCTAAAATGACAATCCCAGCACCTTCGCCAATAATAAAACCATCACGGTCTTTATCAAATGGACGACAAGCAGTTTCTGGATCTGGATTTAAAGATAAAGCCTTGTTAGCAGTAAATCCTGCTAAAGACATTTTTGTGATTGGCGCTTCTGCTCCGCCAGTAATCATTGCATCAGCATCGCCACGTTCGATTACTTTGAAAGCATCACCGATAGAGTTTGTAGCTGTAGCACATGCAGTAACTGTAGTTGAGTTAATTCCTTTTGCACCAAAACGGATGGAAACTTGGCCCGAAGCCATGTCTGGAATCATCATTGGCACGAAAAACGGGCTAACACGACGATGTCCACGATTTAAAAACACTTCATATTGTGTTTCGAATGTTTCCATACCGCCGATTCCTGAACCAATCCAAACACCAACACGTGTAGCATTAGAATCATCGATAATTAGTCCAGAATCTTGTACAGCCATTTCAGCACTCGCAATTGCGTAATGGGTAAAACGGTCCATTTTACGAGCTTCTTTTTTCTCTAAATATTTTTCAACATCAAAATCTTTCAATTCTGCTGCAATTTTAACCGGAAAGTCATCCGGATTAAGTCTTGTCATTTCTGAAACACCATTAACACCTTTTTTTGCGTTTTCCCAAGAAGTTTCCGCATCATTCCCAATTGGTGTAACAGCTCCAATACCAGTAACAACCACTCTTCTTCTATCCATTTACTCATCTCCTCATTTTTGCGATTCATAAAAAACAACTTCTGTCTAATCGACAGCAGCTAGTATAAAATTAAGGCTTTACTTAAAATAAAAATAGTGCACAAACAAATAAACCAAAAGCCTGCTCCATTATAACATAAATAAAGTAAAGTTGCCCTAACTAAAAGAATCGCTAGGGCAACTTTACTTTTTTAATTGGCGACTTATTTACCCCAACGAATAATTAAAGCACCCCACGTTAAACCGCCGCCAAAACCAACAAGCAACACATTATCATCATCTTTAATACGTCCCTCTTCTACGGCATCTACTAGCGCAAGTGCAATAGAGGATGAAGAGGTATTGCCGTATTTATGAACTGTCTTCATTAGTTTTTCTTCTGGTAAATTTAAACGTTCACGAGAAGCTTCCATAATGCGAATGTTAGCTTGATGTGGAATTAACAAATCTAAATCTTCTTTTTCAAGTCCAGCACTCTCAAGAACGCGTAAAGATGCTTCACCCATTTGACGAACAGCAAAGCGGAATACTTCGCGTCCATTCATGTAAATTTTTTTATTTTCGTCTAGATTTAAGTATTTACCACCTGAACCATCAGAACCTAAGTCAAAAGATAGTAAACCACGATTATCAGATACCGGCCCCATAACTATTGCGCCAGCTCCATCACCAAACAGAACAGCAGTTGCACGATCATCCCAGTTAGTGATTTTAGATAATTTATCTGCACCAACTACAACGATATTTTTGTATGCCCCTGTCTTAATAAATTGTGCTGCTGTCACAACACCAAAAGTAAATCCAGCACAAGCTGCTTCCACATCCATACCAGCTGCGTTTTTTGCACCTAAACGGTCTTGAATAATATTAGCGACTGACGGGAAAGTTGCTTCTTGAGTTACTGTTGCTACGATAAATAAATCAATATCATCTGGTGTTAATCCAGCATTCTTGATTGCTACTTTTGCAGCTTCATATGCTAAATCATGTGTATATTCATCATCACGAGCAATTCTTCTTTCTTCAATTCCAGTACGAGTACGTATCCACTCATCAGAAGTTTCCATCATTTTTTCTAAATCAAAGTTTGTTAATATTCGTTCAGGTACGTATTTACCTACTCCTAAAATTCCTGCGTTCATGTGTTCTCCTCCATATCAAACTACATCAGGATAAACGTTAATCTCTCCTGGATATTTTTATGACCTGGTCCTAATTTTAACAGAGAACTCTTCATTACGCAATTGGATTGCTACTTTTATTTTGTTTCCATTAATTTTTCTGGGTTGTTTTCTGCAAATCCGCTTGCTTTTGACCAACCAATAATCTTTCCGTCATTAGTCTTTACACGATACCAGTATTCATTTTTCACATCTGCACGTCGGTCAATATCTAATTCTTTTCCTTTATAATCGTTTAATGCAGAAACTACTTTAGAATTATCTTCTACTGGATACGCATAAATTTTTTGTTCCGAATCTGTGATATATTTATCTAGTTTCACATTAGTTTCATTATTGGGTGTATAAAAAACTTTTACCGCTTTACTATTTATCCAACCAATTTGTTTACCTTGATCTTGTAAATTATACCAAGTTCCTTGTTTAGTTGTAGCTTTGTCTGTAATTCTTAGTGATTTATTTTGATAATTTTTGGCATCAGAAGCTTTTTTAGCGCCTTCCGTATTGTATGGTTTTGTCCAAATGATTTCGCCTGGATTCGTTATTTCAGCATAAGCTAATTGTTTCTCGGTGGATGTTACTGTGTCGTAAATATGATCATAGTTATCTAAATGATATTTTTCAATCGTCGAGATAAGCTTTTCTGCATATGCTGGATCTGTTGCATAACCAGCATCTTGAATCGCATTTGCTGCTTTTTTGTAGTCTGTTTCTCCAATGACCGCTGAGTATAACCCAGAGTTTCCAGACACTCCATTAACAAATAGTTGTGCGTGATCTATTAAAGATGCTTTTTTATCCGGATATTTTCTAAAATTTGCTTGTGTCCGGTAAGCTTCACCATTGCTAAATTCCTTTGTTCCCATTGAAACGGATTGCCCTTCGTAACTTCCTTTAATTCCAAACAAGTTGTTACCTGATGTAGATAGTCCGCTTTTGCCCCAATTAGATTCTAAGATGGCTTGCGCTAATGTAACACTTGTTAATATTTTTTCTTCTTTTTG belongs to Listeria ivanovii subsp. ivanovii and includes:
- a CDS encoding MarR family winged helix-turn-helix transcriptional regulator — its product is MDTNKRILEEQLCFSVYNASKQFTRLYREALEPFQLTYPQYISLLVLWEGKELMVSELGNRLALDSGTLTPMLKRMEHLGYVTRTRHPEDERRVYIKPTEKALKIQPAVLESVDRCLQLLGTDEKEYTQLLTKIQALTNQLGGIENEKTV
- a CDS encoding peptide ABC transporter substrate-binding protein yields the protein MKKSKLFLTLGLTLLLSLVLVACGGGSDSKSNDKKGSDSGKASGEQVLNLTESALIPSADSTKADDQVGLNVVNQTNEGLYALDKDGIPAIAGAAEEPKVSDDKTVYTIKLREDAKWSNGDPVTANDYVYSWRRAVDPNTAATYSYLFAAIKNGEDIVAGKKKPEELGIKAVDDYTLEVTLAKPTAYINSLFAFPTFFPLNEKFVTEKGEKYAQNSDNMLFNGPFELKDWTGTNKKWTYVKNDSYWDKDKVKLKQINVQVVQDSGTGLNLYNTDKVDRTVLSADYAAQNKNNKDYVTVNDSSTFYIKFNQKRAGKDTVFANKNIRKALALAIDKQSYTDTVLKNGSKPANNLVPEGFTFDPGNKEDYTKESGPHLEYDVKEAQKAWKAGLKELGVSEITVEFTSDDTENARKSSEFIQDQLQKNLDGLTVKLKNVPFKVRLQNDQNQDYDFSMSGWGPDYQDPSTFLDLFVTGGAQNRMSYSNKDYDKILNDASVTYAADDQKRWDEMVKAEQILLTDDVAIQPLYQRSTAYLQKDYIKNLQKNPFGPDYTYKETYLTK
- a CDS encoding organic hydroperoxide resistance protein, yielding MKKLYETTVINTGGRSGEVHSPDNVFYFDIAAPKELGGDGGGGTNPEQLFAAGYGACFNSALELVLGKAGIDAKSTVTATVSLYSDPEDNGFKIGVLLEGTIEGLDEEKTEALLKKAHEVCPYSKATRGNIDVEIKVG
- the trpS gene encoding tryptophan--tRNA ligase — protein: MKKVIFSGIQPSGQLTLGNYIGALKQFGQFQDEYDCFYCIVDEHAITVPQDRLKLRQQTRNLAALYLAVGLDPEKATLFIQSEVAAHAQAAWILQCNVYIGELERMTQFKDKSDGKAGVSAGLLTYPPLMAADILLYQTNLVPVGEDQKQHIELTRDLADRFNKKHADIFTMPEVFIPKQGARVMSLQDPTKKMSKSDANLKNAIFLLDPPATITKKIKSAVTDSSGIIEYNKEEKPGISNLLTIYSVITGETIANIEEKYTGKGYGDFKTDLAEIVVAELSPIQERYHAYLESDELDDILDAGAEKAARVANKTLKKMENGVGLGRKRRK
- a CDS encoding DUF3899 domain-containing protein produces the protein MFLRIMIYTLIQEVIIFGILLFGKNGVSLTNYIDISFLVSLITLLIGLFVYIMRSGFLDRVHNGFRNISRKIKREEESEFSDMMLSELVGLQYAGILISALLVMLSSILSLFL
- the fabH gene encoding 3-oxoacyl-ACP synthase III FabH, whose translation is MNAGILGVGKYVPERILTNFDLEKMMETSDEWIRTRTGIEERRIARDDEYTHDLAYEAAKVAIKNAGLTPDDIDLFIVATVTQEATFPSVANIIQDRLGAKNAAGMDVEAACAGFTFGVVTAAQFIKTGAYKNIVVVGADKLSKITNWDDRATAVLFGDGAGAIVMGPVSDNRGLLSFDLGSDGSGGKYLNLDENKKIYMNGREVFRFAVRQMGEASLRVLESAGLEKEDLDLLIPHQANIRIMEASRERLNLPEEKLMKTVHKYGNTSSSSIALALVDAVEEGRIKDDDNVLLVGFGGGLTWGALIIRWGK
- a CDS encoding GW domain-containing glycosaminoglycan-binding protein — protein: MDRKCQLIMKKKLTQILLASTIVSSTLLPFAHAEAAEASQTTASQAGMTLSQQQFIQAIASDAQGLQKEEKILTSVTLAQAILESNWGKSGLSTSGNNLFGIKGSYEGQSVSMGTKEFSNGEAYRTQANFRKYPDKKASLIDHAQLFVNGVSGNSGLYSAVIGETDYKKAANAIQDAGYATDPAYAEKLISTIEKYHLDNYDHIYDTVTSTEKQLAYAEITNPGEIIWTKPYNTEGAKKASDAKNYQNKSLRITDKATTKQGTWYNLQDQGKQIGWINSKAVKVFYTPNNETNVKLDKYITDSEQKIYAYPVEDNSKVVSALNDYKGKELDIDRRADVKNEYWYRVKTNDGKIIGWSKASGFAENNPEKLMETK
- the fabF gene encoding beta-ketoacyl-ACP synthase II, producing MDRRRVVVTGIGAVTPIGNDAETSWENAKKGVNGVSEMTRLNPDDFPVKIAAELKDFDVEKYLEKKEARKMDRFTHYAIASAEMAVQDSGLIIDDSNATRVGVWIGSGIGGMETFETQYEVFLNRGHRRVSPFFVPMMIPDMASGQVSIRFGAKGINSTTVTACATATNSIGDAFKVIERGDADAMITGGAEAPITKMSLAGFTANKALSLNPDPETACRPFDKDRDGFIIGEGAGIVILEEYEHAKARGAKIYAEVVGYGATGDAYHITAPAPGGEGAARAMKMAIDDAGLTPDKVDYINAHGTSTPYNDEYETQAIKTVFGESAKKLAISSTKSMTGHTLGASGGIEAIFTVLSIRDNIIVPTIHLKNQDEVCDLDYVPNEAREKEVDVAISNSFGFGGHNATLVFKRVKE